The segment GAGGATTTAGAAAGAGCTTCAGACTTTATGGAAATGTTCCAAAATAAAAATGTAGATGCTATTTTATGCCTTAGAGGGGGATACGGCTCCTTGCGCCTGCTACCACTTATTGATTGGAGTATTATAAAGAATAATCCTAAAATCTTTATAGGTTATAGTGATATAACTTGCTTACTTAATGAGATTCAAAGGCGCTGTAATTTAATTTGCTTTCATGGACCTATGCTCACAACGAAATTAAGTGAAAATCCAGATACAAAAGACAGCTTCCTTGAAACCTTAGAATACGGCTCTAATCCTTATAAATTACAATGCTACAATGCAGATTTAAGCTCCTATTCCGCCTCTATAACTGATGGATATTTAGTAGGAGGTAATTTATCTTTAATTTGTAGCACACTTGGAACTCCCTATGAAATAGACACTTCAAATAAGATTCTTTTCATAGAAGATATTGGAGAAGAACCCTATAAAATTGATAGAATGCTAACACAGCTAACTCTTGCAAATAAACTTCAAAAATGCCGAGGCTTTTTACTTGGTTACTTTAGCAATTGTGGCTCTAAAAACACTAGAGACAGTTTTTGTATTAAAGAAATTATTGATGAAAAAATACTTTCTCTTAATAAACCTACATTAATGAATTTTCCTTCTGGTCACGACTACCCAAATGTAACTTTACCAATAGGAGCAAAAATTAGACTTGACTGTGTGAAAAATGAAATAAGAATTTTAGAGTCTGTTGTTTGCTAAATTTTCTGTAAATTGGTTTTTTTAAAAATTTTAGGGTTTTTTATAAACCCTTTTTATTTTACTCATATTTTAGTTATTTTTAGTTTAAAAAAATATGCTCATAAAACCTTTCTTGCTTTTATTCTAATAGCTATATATAATTATATGTTGCATAAAATTAAAACACTATAAATAAAAAATTCTTATTATTTTACCCAAAAACTTTTTACGGAAGAGATGCCCTTAAAAATAAAGGAGGCTAAAAACCTATGAAACACATTTTTTTGTTGAAGATGATTTAAGTTTAATTAGCGGTTTATCTTTTGCCATGAAAAAACAAGGATACGAAATAGCGGTTGCAAGAACAAGCACTGAAGCAAAAACCTTTGGAAAAATGGAAAATATGATTTAGTAATTTTAGATGTTTCTCTCCCTGATGGCTCTGGCTATGATATATGTAGGGAAATTAGAAAGACATCTAAAATACCAATTATGTTTTTAACTGCTGCTGATGAAGAAACAGATATAATAATGGGACTTGATATAGGTGGCGACGATTATATAACAAAGCCTTTCAAACTTGCAGTTTTTTTATCAAGAATAAATGCCCTTCTTAGAAGAAGTGACAATTTTAGTGAAAAAAACACAGAATTAAATTCTAATTCTATAAAAGTCCATCTGTTAAAAGGCGAGGCCTACAAAAAGGGAAAAGAGCTTGATTTAACAGCAAGTGAATATAAACTATTATGCCTGTTTATGAAAAATCCAGATATAGTGCTTTCTCAAGAACAGATTTTAGGTAAGTTATGGGATTGTGAAGCTAATTACATAGATAATGGTTCCCTTACCGTATACATAAGAAGACTACGTACTAAAATTGAGGACAACCCTAGTGCCCCTGAAAAGATAGTTACAGTTAGGGGTATGGGCTACAAATGGAATACTGTAGGGTGTGGTCTATGATGAAAATACTTGCAAACGGAAAGATTAAAAAACTTTTTTCTGTGAATTTGGTGATTATCATAACTTTCACCTTAATTTCTGGTGTTTTTGCCTATTTAAACTTTAAAAATTCAGCTTTTTATGTATTGATATGCTCCCTTTGCATTAGTATTTCAATAATTAAAACAAGTTTTGATTATTTTAAGGAGCAAAATCAAATTATGGAAGATGCAGCTAGGCAAATTAAAGATTACATCTCAGGAAAAGAAAATTCACGGATTGAATGCAATGATGAAGGGGAACTATATAGATTATTTCACGAAGTAAATTCCTTAGTTGCCATTTTAAATGCCCATGTTGTAAGTGAAGCTAATTCAAAAGAGTTTTTAAAAGACACCATTTCAGATATATCTCAC is part of the Haloimpatiens sp. FM7315 genome and harbors:
- a CDS encoding LD-carboxypeptidase; this translates as MLGKRLKEGDTLGIIAPAGFECKENVIKNIHYLNELGFKTHIGKHVFSKKGYLAGEDLERASDFMEMFQNKNVDAILCLRGGYGSLRLLPLIDWSIIKNNPKIFIGYSDITCLLNEIQRRCNLICFHGPMLTTKLSENPDTKDSFLETLEYGSNPYKLQCYNADLSSYSASITDGYLVGGNLSLICSTLGTPYEIDTSNKILFIEDIGEEPYKIDRMLTQLTLANKLQKCRGFLLGYFSNCGSKNTRDSFCIKEIIDEKILSLNKPTLMNFPSGHDYPNVTLPIGAKIRLDCVKNEIRILESVVC